A stretch of the Salminus brasiliensis chromosome 23, fSalBra1.hap2, whole genome shotgun sequence genome encodes the following:
- the vegfaa gene encoding vascular endothelial growth factor A-A isoform X1 gives MNFGVYSLHLVLAALLHASALKAAHIPPKDGDKSKNEVVGFMDVYTKSQCNTREVLVDILQEYPDEIESTYIPSCVVLNRCAGCCNDEALECGPTETRNVTMEVLRVKQGVSQHKFQLRFTEHTKCECRQKQEVKTKKENRCEPCSERRKRLFVQDPLTCKCSCKFTQLHCKSRQLELNERTCRCDKPRR, from the exons ATGAACTTTGGTGTCTATTCGCTGCACTTGGTTTTAGCAGCGCTGCTCCACGCGTCTGCACTGAAG GCGGCACACATACCTCCCAAAGACGGAGACAAAAGCAAAAATGAAG TGGTTGGCTTCATGGATGTCTACACGAAAAGCCAGTGTAATACCCGGGAGGTTCTTGTAGACATCTTGCAGGAGTATCCGGACGAAATAGAGTCCACCTACATCCCATCCTGCGTAGTTCTCAACCGCTGTGCAGGCTGCTGCAACGATGAAGCACTGGAGTGTGGCCCCACGGAGACACGAAATGTCACGATGGAG GTATTAAGAGTGAAACAAGGTGTATCGCAACATAAATTTCAGTTGCGTTTCACAGAACACACAAAATGTGAATGCAG acaaaaacaagaagtcaaaacaaagaaagaaaa CCGCTGCGAGCCTTGCTCAGAGAGAAGGAAGCGCTTGTTTGTGCAGGACCCTCTCACCTGCAAATGTTCCTGCAAATTCACACAGTTACACTGCAAGTCCAGACAACTTGAGTTAAACGAAAGAACTTGCAG ATGTGACAAGCCAAGGAGATGA
- the vegfaa gene encoding vascular endothelial growth factor A-A isoform X2, producing MNFGVYSLHLVLAALLHASALKAAHIPPKDGDKSKNEVVGFMDVYTKSQCNTREVLVDILQEYPDEIESTYIPSCVVLNRCAGCCNDEALECGPTETRNVTMEVLRVKQGVSQHKFQLRFTEHTKCECRQKQEVKTKKEKCDKPRR from the exons ATGAACTTTGGTGTCTATTCGCTGCACTTGGTTTTAGCAGCGCTGCTCCACGCGTCTGCACTGAAG GCGGCACACATACCTCCCAAAGACGGAGACAAAAGCAAAAATGAAG TGGTTGGCTTCATGGATGTCTACACGAAAAGCCAGTGTAATACCCGGGAGGTTCTTGTAGACATCTTGCAGGAGTATCCGGACGAAATAGAGTCCACCTACATCCCATCCTGCGTAGTTCTCAACCGCTGTGCAGGCTGCTGCAACGATGAAGCACTGGAGTGTGGCCCCACGGAGACACGAAATGTCACGATGGAG GTATTAAGAGTGAAACAAGGTGTATCGCAACATAAATTTCAGTTGCGTTTCACAGAACACACAAAATGTGAATGCAG acaaaaacaagaagtcaaaacaaagaaagaaaa ATGTGACAAGCCAAGGAGATGA